DNA sequence from the Pichia kudriavzevii chromosome 4, complete sequence genome:
TAAGTTATTACGTACGGCATCTTTCAAGGCGTcgaatttttcatttagtTTCTGCAATTGATCACGAAGtctgtttgttttttctagCATATTTGCTCTAATTTGCTCCAATATCAACTGTGGATCCTTATCACTTGCTGCATTTTGTAGTTGATCTaaaatttgttgtttttcaagatcttttaattttttctcctcttcaGCTATTTCCGATGTAAGTTTCCTTCTCTCAGATTTGTGCTGTCTCTCCAACTTTTGtattttgataaacttCTCATACTCTTGTTCCCTTTGTGCATTGTTTAATTCAATCGATTGTTTATTCTCAATGGAATATTGTTTCAACCTCTCCTCGGTTCTCTCTATATCCACTCTGTGTAGTAAATTATACACAATCTCTtctatttcttccaaatacTGATCGTACATAACACTCGTTTGGAAatcatcttcctttttGTTGTAGACGCTCAAAACACGTCTTCGGATATCGCATTCCTTCTCAACTAATAAATCATCGAAAACCTGTGCTTTAAATTTATTTCGACGTAAAACCTTTTCACAATTTGGATATGGACAAGGATGTGGACCGAGGGCAAATATACGATCAACACAGGCATCACATATCTTATGATAACATTCTGGATTTATTTTAAACTGGATTTCAGGTGAAAGATATTTATCTGTTTTGCAAACAGGGCATAGGTCTGCTGGAACATTATCCCAGTCTAATTCAACCATTTTATAAAAGAACTTTGATAGCTAGCTGCTCTGTCTCTAAAGGCCAAGATGAAAGTAGGTGAAAAGTGGAGAGGATTAAATCCTctcaattgatgatattattaaattgaatttttcatgaCATGATGCAAGCGATAGTGTGAGAAGTGCCTTTTACATGATACAGTGTTATATCACGTGATGTAGATTGTCTAAACTGTATTGTATGTCACGTGATACTACGGGCACTGCCTTTACTACAAGTGTCTTACTAATGAAGAAACATCTTTTACTAATCATGCGCCTTCTATACTTCCATTACGACTTACTGGAGTAAGAGAGAGAGTAAGGAAGATGCAGACATTTTCAATCCTAATTATACAATTCCATGCATTCGATGTTGAATTCTACCGCTGCTATTATGTCAAGCTAAATTATATCGGGTTCCATAGTTGTCTGATGAGGACATACTACTAAGGAAACCctacttcttcttgaaaaatgacATAAGGTTTGCCTGTTTCTTTGGCCCGGTATTTCCTGGTTTCTTCAACTCCACAGTGTGTGTCCGTGGAGTGCGTGGGGGTGGCACGGTATTGGCATTTCTATTTACCTTGCGAACGATAAACCCGTCTGCATCTGTATAAGTCTCCACCTCAGGAACTTCCTTGGCATCTATTTTAGACTCACTATATTCATTGGACGTAGATGGTGGCGCTGGCTCTTCTTTAACTTTATCCACCTCATCTTGCGAATGAACCGTAATCTCCTCTTCCTCCAGAGaaacatcaatatcatccCCTGTGTAGATCTCAGCAGTCTCCTCCTCTTTACCACCATCAACAATCACACCgtcaaaatcatcatcactgAATCCGTCGTCATCTGCAATCATCCTCTCTAActcttctctttgtttcttctttttctcctcttcttccGCATCCACTTTACTTCGTTTCacatttgtttctttgtcgATAACgtcttcttttctttttctagATACATACACTGGTTTTTTATTTACTACCGGCGTAGAAGCCGCTTTTCTTGATGTATAAACGGGTCTTGATGGTTCTTTATCTTTAAGGATTTCCTTTGGTTTATCAGACTCTCTTTTAATTGGAACCTTCTCTTCTGGTTGTACAACACCTGCACCGGTTGACGATATTTCATAATCAGACGTTTCAGTTTGAATCAACCTACATTTACTCATATCGTCTTCACTATAGGTAAATGAAACCCTTGACATTTCAATTATATTCGAAAGTTCGGCATGACCAATTGCCACACTGAAAACTTGCTCAGACACCACCCTTTCAAATCTCCCTCTAGCCTTTTCTAGTTCGTCTCCACTAACTATATTAATCAATATATCGGCTCTGCGTCCGTTTCCCGCTTTTTCAATCCCACATAGAGAGTATTTCACACACACATTTGAGTTTCGTGTAGCATACTCACGTAACGCATCAGACGCCTCTTGCACTGGAACAAAATACTTCCTTGATATGTGCTGTGTCGTTACAGGCAATTCATCTGCCAGACGTTTGGTGATGTATGCGTCCATTGTATATCGTTTGAGTGTGATGCCTGAtaacaaggaaaaaattgtgTTTGTATCAATACCACGATTATCAAACTGCTGAATCAAAATGTTGAACTTTCCTCAACGCGTTGAAAATCAACCATGCTAATTTTGTCTTCAAAACTTAAACTTTATCAGGGGCCCTAGTATTTcttaatattttttatgAAAACATAGGAAATGAGCTCTGTGGTTCCCCCTGTTGGTGGTGGTTCAATGATGCTAGCTTGGCAAGTTCGTGGAAAACACgttcttgttgttggtgcCGGTGATGTAGCGCTTTCAAGAATTGATCATTTACTAGTCGCTGATGCTAAGATTACGGTCGTCACGGGATGTGACGTACATCCAACAATCAAATCCTATCATGAACTTGGATTGTTGGAGGATCTTATTGAACGTGACTTTCAACCAAGTGATTTAAAAATGTACGAAAAGAAAGGAATGAGAGATGAAATTAAGTCTTTCGACGAAGGTAACGACGGAGAATCCTTCAGCAATCTAAGTGCagaacaaattgaaaagattgaagCTTTTGAGGAAATGAAGTTTAAAATGGTTTTAACATGTATTAATAATTATCCATTGAGTTTGAGAATTTGGCAACAATGTAAGATCTTAGGACTCGACGTTAATCTTGCCGACAAACCCAAAAACTGTGACTTTTATTTTGGCTCGGTGTATAGACAGGGCCCACTTCAAATCATGATAAGTACTAATGGCAAATCTCCAAGACTATGTAAcagaatcaaaaataaaaagctTGCACCCATGTTTGACGGCCTGGACTTAAATACAGCTGTGGAAAACCTGGGTTACTTAAGATCTCAATTGAGAAACATATATCACCCCGGTGAAGATGTAGGCGTAATTAAAGAGAGGATGGATtggaataaaaaaataactgATGCTTATAGTATTGAGGAATGGTGTATTATGGACAAAACTATGATTGATAACATTGTGAAGGGATACCCAGAATTACCTGACTTGAGTAAACTCTCAATATAAAGATATTAATATTATATATGgataaaatgaaataaaaacttAAAACCTTGAATgttaaaataaaacaataaaatagaGTAATTTAAATAAAGTAATGTGGAGGCAAAGTGTAGTAAAgtaaaatgaaataaagtAAGGCAAAACGAAAAAATAGGGTACAAGATAGagctcaacaacaaaaacttTTAAAACATAACCCACCGATTTAAGAATATAGTCAGTCACCACCTGTACTTCCGTTTGTATTGGAATCTTCCCTGTTCCTCTCGTCAACAATTTCTACTTTCTCGTGATTGGGCATGATAACTTGCTGTGGAACATACATGTACTGGCCAGTTGTGTGACCTCCTGTAATAGATGCTGGAGGTGGTGGTGGCGgctgatgatgatattgagtTTCAGAATTTTGTGGTACCATACCTCCCAGATAGGGATCGTAGATAAAAGGTGGTGGCATATTTGTTGGCATACCAGCCATTCCATGAGGCATTGCTGATTCGCCCATTGATTGGGGTACTTGATCGCCTGGAAACATTGCTCCCATATTACCATGTGGTGACAGTTCATACATTGGAGCAGGTATCATTGGCTGGCCTTGAGAGGTAGACGAAGGCAATGGACTAAACATTGTCATATTTGGAATCTGATTGCTCAAATTTCCATCTTTAGAATCAGCCAATTCACCCCCATGATGTGATGGCATTGGAATTGGCTGTGGCACATGTGGATGACCATGATGATGGGAATGTGGGTGCAAAGGAGGAGGAGCAATATTAGGAAATCCCATATCTTGTGCAGGTATTCCAGTTAAATTGCCATACCTTATATTAGGGTTGTTCATGTTACTCATATCAACCATGTTAGGCATATACATCTGATGAATTGGTTGTTGCTGTAATGTTAACTGAGACATTCTTCTCATGTTTTTATTGCTTGGTCTTCCCCAACTTAGTCTGACACGAGAACCACCAATTACAAAACCTTGCATACTTTCAATCGCATGTTCAGCGTCGCCTCTTTTGGAGAACTTAACAAACCCACATCCCTTTCCTGGTGGAACTTTGATATTAACAATAGAACCAAAAGGTTCAAACAACGCTAATAATGTATCTTCATTCAATCCATTGGCTAAGCCACCAACGAAAACAGTCGTATTTGTGGgatcattgaaatcattgttCGGAGGTACACTTAGATTACCCCTTATAAATTGTGGACTAACACTTGGGGAATATCCCTGTTGTAGCTGTTGGTGGTTCTGTTGTTcctgttgctgttgctgccTGAAATTTCTCATTCCtgattgattattttgatGCTTAGGAGAAGCTAAAGCGACACGGATTTGCCTACCGCCTAGCCATTTACCATTCATTTCAACTAATGCCCTTTGtctttcatcttcattgcTAAACCTGACAAAACCAAAGCATCTAGAGAGACCGGAAGACGGATCAGTCATAACTCTCACTGTTTTGACTGAGTTAAAATGGGATTGAAACAATGCCAACAAATGTGCCTCTGTAGTATTGGCAGATAGATCACCTACAAACAATGAGTATTCAGGTGTCAAGGCAATTTGGGAATCAAGGGTTGCCGCAGGTGCCCAATTCAACCTAAAACTTTTATTATTTGTATCTGGAATAATCGTGCCGTTTAGAGAGAGAGCTTCTGTTGCCAATGCAGGAGAATCAAATTCGATGAAACAATATCCAGAGTGATTAACAGTCCCTTGGCCATTGGTTTTAGCCAGCTGATGCATCAACAAATTATGTTTGGGTTTAATTACTTTGACCTCAACATGCTTGCCTAGCTTAGCCCAAACATTCTTGATAAACCCCTCATCCCACCAAGGCTCTAAATCACCCATCCATAATGTTTTCGGAGGAACGGTGTTTGCTGGATTTTCAGGCGGTTGTGGAAGTGGAACAACTGATGTGAGAAAATCAGAAGGTAAGGACGCTGATGAAGTCCCCTCAGGATTCGGTAAGGATGAATTACTTTCAACTTGATTCAATGAAGTAGAATCCGTCAAAAGCGGTGAAGAAGGTTTAAATTCCGGAGAATCTGCACTTGAACGCttttgttcattttctgATTCCTGTTCTTGATTCTGGAATTGAGGATTTACCTCTTTATTTCCTTGTGACATATGGAATGTTATAGCCAAATAGGGGAGGTAAAAAATGTGTAAGCAGGACGTAAATgcaattagaaaaaaataaaaacaaccaaaagCAGGGCTCTATTGTTATGATATTGCAACTGAACTATAGTTTATGATAAACGATCAGATACGATGAAATACTGGATTTTATAGTGGGTGCTTCTCGATGCCCCTTGTGTCTATAACAATAAATTCTGTGGATATAGACACCAACTGAGTTTTGTGAATAGTAGCAATCTATGGCTTCccccaaaaaaaaaaattgaaagatgATAATCGTATCAACAAACTGCAGTTGAGTAATCGGTATCTGATTATGATTAATTATCTCTTGGTGTTAAGCAAAGACACAGAGGAAGAATGTGCAGATGGGAGTAAATAACTTTCTCTGTAATACTGTTGGTATGCGACAGATAATGAAGTAATCCTTCCCTGCTGTTCCACTACAATCGTGGCTTTTTCCTGAAAGAAAAGGTTTGCCGTTGATGTACAGAAACAGGTGCTAGACAATGGATTGGATGAATTTCCAGAAAGTGGAAAATGTGCGGATATTTTTCCTAAATGAATATTGGTGTAGTTTATTTGGAACACAgttatattatttttacGTGTCTCTCCAGAGAAAAAGGACAAACACCAAGAATGAACGTTAACAGAGACGTCAAGCGGATCCAAAGAAGGAGGGGGGTATCTCAAagaaatttggatttggatgatCTAGTTTTAAGCCTGCCACCACCCAATTTGTCTGAAGTAACTTTATCTGAATCCGATGGTGAGCAAGAAGCACGAGGCGATGCTATCTCTGACTTTGATCAACATTCTGAATCAGATAATGAGGATGATAATATTCAAGATTCTAGTGGAAGTGAACGTGAAAACTGGAATAATAAAGACGGCTACCGGAATGGTAGGAATGGGCATAATGGTATTAAGGActatgaaaacaaaactgACGATCAAAGTTTACACGCCAACAATATTCCAAATCTAGTACCACCCCCAGCAGCTATATCTGCAATTATGGAAAGTGAAAGTAGAATTATACAGCAACACCAAGTGATAGCAAGAGAAAGATCTAGGATGAGacaagaagagagaaaactAGCACGGCAGAAAGCAAAGGTCGGTAAGCATACTTCTAAAAGGGCGCTTATTCAGTCAAAGTCAATTAAGATTAAATATAGGAGAATACCCAGTAATAAAAACAAGCTTATATACGTTGACGTGATTGCACAAATGCTAAAAGATTACATCAAAGATAAGAATGTATTGCAAAAATACACCGAAAGAGTAAAAGAGTTAAAGAAAACGCTCAAAAAAAGAGGCAGAAGGGAGAGTGATAAAACCATTGAATCGAATTGTAGGGAAATTTTGAACGATTATTACCAAAGAACAGATGAATATTTTGGAAGTTTAATTGATTTGCGACTTTCCAACTCCCTAATAAAGAATGATCTTaacaaaatcaaccaagagaaaaacatgttgcgacttcaaatatttgatCTACGACAGGAAAGGAATCTGATTGGCGTAGAAATGAAACAAGTCCGTAATGAGTTCAAAACGATCAGAGCCAGCTAttctgaaaatgagaaGCTATATAAAGATCTTATTTCGCTGAAGGAAAAGGGCACTATTGGGGGTGAATCGAATAATGTAATGGACTCCGTAAGACAtaaattgaataaattaGAAAGCATGGTTGATTCGAAACTTCAGCTTCTGCAAAACTTGAAGACTGTCAATGAACTATTACGAGAAAAAGTAGACAAGACAGAGTAGCACGTATGTCTATCCTATAGTATTCATCTAAAGTATTACTTGATTAGGTGTCGATGGTTTGTACAATTGTAAAACTTATAATAGGGAATATACAATATATTGGCTATGGATAATGTGGGAGAGAGGAAGTGCAATGGATAAATGGTGACGATTCTTACTATCAACCGTTTCTTTCATGCATCCGTCTTTATAAATCGTCTGCAATTAATGCAGCAATCATTCTGTAAAGatagaagaagaacataAGTAGGAAGAAGGccaatttgataaaagatTCTTTCTTGTGTTTGGATAAAGTTCTAAAGATTTCGGTTGCATCCAACAAGTAGTTCTTGGTGTAAATTTTGTTTGCATTGTAGGCTAATAAAGGTAAgttcaagagaaaaacaaaccaGTAACCGTGtaaaataaatagaatGGACAAA
Encoded proteins:
- a CDS encoding uncharacterized protein (PKUD0D02760; similar to Saccharomyces cerevisiae YBR212W (NGR1); ancestral locus Anc_6.104), which produces MSQGNKEVNPQFQNQEQESENEQKRSSADSPEFKPSSPLLTDSTSLNQVESNSSLPNPEGTSSASLPSDFLTSVVPLPQPPENPANTVPPKTLWMGDLEPWWDEGFIKNVWAKLGKHVEVKVIKPKHNLLMHQLAKTNGQGTVNHSGYCFIEFDSPALATEALSLNGTIIPDTNNKSFRLNWAPAATLDSQIALTPEYSLFVGDLSANTTEAHLLALFQSHFNSVKTVRVMTDPSSGLSRCFGFVRFSNEDERQRALVEMNGKWLGGRQIRVALASPKHQNNQSGMRNFRQQQQQEQQNHQQLQQGYSPSVSPQFIRGNLSVPPNNDFNDPTNTTVFVGGLANGLNEDTLLALFEPFGSIVNIKVPPGKGCGFVKFSKRGDAEHAIESMQGFVIGGSRVRLSWGRPSNKNMRRMSQLTLQQQPIHQMYMPNMVDMSNMNNPNIRYGNLTGIPAQDMGFPNIAPPPLHPHSHHHGHPHVPQPIPMPSHHGGELADSKDGNLSNQIPNMTMFSPLPSSTSQGQPMIPAPMYELSPHGNMGAMFPGDQVPQSMGESAMPHGMAGMPTNMPPPFIYDPYLGGMVPQNSETQYHHQPPPPPPASITGGHTTGQYMYVPQQVIMPNHEKVEIVDERNREDSNTNGSTGGD
- a CDS encoding uncharacterized protein (PKUD0D02750; similar to Saccharomyces cerevisiae YBR213W (MET8); ancestral locus Anc_6.105), which translates into the protein MSSVVPPVGGGSMMLAWQVRGKHVLVVGAGDVALSRIDHLLVADAKITVVTGCDVHPTIKSYHELGLLEDLIERDFQPSDLKMYEKKGMRDEIKSFDEGNDGESFSNLSAEQIEKIEAFEEMKFKMVLTCINNYPLSLRIWQQCKILGLDVNLADKPKNCDFYFGSVYRQGPLQIMISTNGKSPRLCNRIKNKKLAPMFDGLDLNTAVENLGYLRSQLRNIYHPGEDVGVIKERMDWNKKITDAYSIEEWCIMDKTMIDNIVKGYPELPDLSKLSI
- a CDS encoding uncharacterized protein (PKUD0D02780; similar to Saccharomyces cerevisiae YBR210W (ERV15) and YGL054C (ERV14); ancestral locus Anc_6.102), with the protein product MFGEIFLFILAVIVNALSLFCEVYFSISYSDLECDYINPIELCNKLNKFMIPKAAVHGVLSILFILHGYWFVFLLNLPLLAYNANKIYTKNYLLDATEIFRTLSKHKKESFIKLAFFLLMFFFYLYRMIAALIADDL
- a CDS encoding uncharacterized protein (PKUD0D02730; similar to Saccharomyces cerevisiae YDR460W (TFB3); ancestral locus Anc_5.580): MVELDWDNVPADLCPVCKTDKYLSPEIQFKINPECYHKICDACVDRIFALGPHPCPYPNCEKVLRRNKFKAQVFDDLLVEKECDIRRRVLSVYNKKEDDFQTSVMYDQYLEEIEEIVYNLLHRVDIERTEERLKQYSIENKQSIELNNAQREQEYEKFIKIQKLERQHKSERRKLTSEIAEEEKKLKDLEKQQILDQLQNAASDKDPQLILEQIRANMLEKTNRLRDQLQKLNEKFDALKDAVRNNLNPDENMNKNKSKIPFTPFNGDRLVNLPFKVSEYKDPFHESIVSDVEYTAAGYNIQDFYIRSLNEAFTGLECFVEVEKSTVPAL
- a CDS encoding uncharacterized protein (PKUD0D02740), producing the protein MDAYITKRLADELPVTTQHISRKYFVPVQEASDALREYATRNSNVCVKYSLCGIEKAGNGRRADILINIVSGDELEKARGRFERVVSEQVFSVAIGHAELSNIIEMSRVSFTYSEDDMSKCRLIQTETSDYEISSTGAGVVQPEEKVPIKRESDKPKEILKDKEPSRPVYTSRKAASTPVVNKKPVYVSRKRKEDVIDKETNVKRSKVDAEEEEKKKKQREELERMIADDDGFSDDDFDGVIVDGGKEEETAEIYTGDDIDVSLEEEEITVHSQDEVDKVKEEPAPPSTSNEYSESKIDAKEVPEVETYTDADGFIVRKVNRNANTVPPPRTPRTHTVELKKPGNTGPKKQANLMSFFKKK
- a CDS encoding uncharacterized protein (PKUD0D02770), coding for MNIGVVYLEHSYIIFTCLSREKGQTPRMNVNRDVKRIQRRRGVSQRNLDLDDLVLSLPPPNLSEVTLSESDGEQEARGDAISDFDQHSESDNEDDNIQDSSGSERENWNNKDGYRNGRNGHNGIKDYENKTDDQSLHANNIPNLVPPPAAISAIMESESRIIQQHQVIARERSRMRQEERKLARQKAKVGKHTSKRALIQSKSIKIKYRRIPSNKNKLIYVDVIAQMLKDYIKDKNVLQKYTERVKELKKTLKKRGRRESDKTIESNCREILNDYYQRTDEYFGSLIDLRLSNSLIKNDLNKINQEKNMLRLQIFDLRQERNLIGVEMKQVRNEFKTIRASYSENEKLYKDLISLKEKGTIGGESNNVMDSVRHKLNKLESMVDSKLQLLQNLKTVNELLREKVDKTE